A section of the Diabrotica virgifera virgifera chromosome 8, PGI_DIABVI_V3a genome encodes:
- the LOC126890233 gene encoding zinc finger MYM-type protein 1-like has product MSDGRKRLSGAEYRKNAKIKKDKQEHALQKTRKIEAFFKSENSNEGLRNAQENSGISNNKENQHEQGSVPVEVKSLYHQKQSNQSCPVKLVHPPDSDTEIPSTSKCYSKSDNEEVAIVTTSTEIHSITKLNTDPALWEINDLTRDIIARNGFEQNKSCDFTKSGRMYSDHRRYLPKNIFYRKMKNNEVKERNWLVYSESKSSVFCGPCMAFGSFENKTQFDEQGFNDWKNAEVRVAQHENSPSHKSCILALRARSVIHGNIQSSLTIQLNEEISYWKNILKRVVAVIKGLASRGLAFRGSNEKYGDQHSGNYIMLLELIAEFDPLLAKHIERYANQGSGTTSYLSKTVCDEFISLMAEKVLIYISNEIKKAKYFSLIVDSTPDAAHIDQLTLVIRYVLDNGEPCERFIKFLPSVGHKAQEMFDAITIELEQLNINLKDCRGQSYDNASNMSGIYNGLQAKIQEQAPFAMFVPCAAHSLNLVGTSAAESCPEACRFFMLLEEVYTFFVKSTERWKKLINEIGRGKRLKRVNLTRWSARADACKSLRDFWDEVVTVLKIIENDTTEKPVPRNEAKGIRIKLEKLETAFMVVFWNAILERLNKVSIQIQSSSVDVLTVSDLYGSLVEFTIAERDNFDYFEEKAIEMSALKQYQGEIKRQPKRKKMTDETSNEEPETPYGSRDFFRVDTFLVILDRLRAEIERRHNAYLNFKEKFLFLTKITEFSTQIVTEKAQSLVKYYTNDLEEDLVQECVHFHSYISSSNVAECAILPGYPKDIQTGTFGEALQGNIP; this is encoded by the exons CCGGTTGAGGTGAAGAGCCTGTACCATCAAAAACAGTCAAATCAGTCGTGTCCAGTAAAACTTGTTCATCCTCCTGATTCTGACACCGAAATACCTTCAACAAGTAAGTGTTATTCAAAGTCAGATAACGAAGAAGTGGCTATAGTTACGACATCAACTGAAATTCATTCAATAACAAAACTAAACACAGATCCAGCCTTATGGGAAATAAACGATTTAACGAGAGATATTATTGCCAGAAATGGTTTTGAACAAAACAAGTCCTGTGATTTCACAAAAAGTGGAAGAATGTATTCCGATCATCGCCGTTAtttaccaaaaaatatattttacagaaaaatgaaGAATAATGAAGTTAAAGAAAGGAATTGGCTCGTCTATTCGGAAAGCAAAAGCTCGGTATTTTGTGGACCCTGTATGGCCTTTGGATCTTTTGAGAACAAGACACAGTTTGACGAGCAAGGCTTCAATGATTGGAAGAATGCAGAAGTTCGAGTAGCTCAACACGAAAACTCTCCAAGTCATAAATCATGCATTCTCGCTTTAAGAGCTAGAAGTGTGATTCACGGCAATATCCAATCTTCCTTAACTATCCAACTTAACGAAGAAATTTCTTACTGGAAGAACATTTTAAAGAGGGTTGTTGCTGTTATAAAAGGATTAGCTTCTAGAGGTCTCGCTTTTAGAGGAAGTAATGAAAAGTATGGTGACCAGCATAGTGGAAATTACATTATGCTTCTGGAATTAATAGCAGAATTTGACCCATTACTAGCTAAACACATTGAAAGATATGCAAACCAAGGATCAGGAACAACTAGTTACCTATCGAAAACTGTTTGTgacgaatttatttctttaatgGCTGAAAAAGTATTAATATACATTAGTAATGAGATAAAAAAAGCAAAGTACTTTTCTTTGATTGTGGACTCAACACCGGATGCAGCACATATAGATCAGCTAACGCTTGTCATTCGATATGTTTTAGATAACGGAGAACCATGTGAAAGATTTATCAAATTCTTACCTTCTGTAGGACACAAAGCTCAAGAAATGTTTGATGCCATTACTATAGAGCTAGAACAGTTAAACATTAATCTCAAAGATTGCCGTGGTCAATCTTATGATAATGCCTCTAACATGTCAGGGATTTACAATGGTTTACAAGCTAAAATTCAAGAACAAGCACCATTTGCCATGTTTGTTCCTTGTGCAGCTCATTCACTGAATTTGGTGGGAACCTCGGCCGCTGAGTCTTGTCCAGAAGCCTGCCGCTTTTTCATGTTGCTGGAGGAGGTATATACTTTCTTCGTGAAGTCAACCGAACGTTGGAAAAAACTGATAAATGAGATAGGAAGAGGAAAGAGGCTCAAGAGAGTGAATCTAACTCGTTGGTCGGCTAGAGCAGATGCCTGTAAAAGTCTAAGAGATTTTTGGGATGAAGTAGTAacagttttaaaaattattgaaaatgacACTACAGAGAAACCCGTCCCGCGAAATGAGGCAAAAGGAATTCGCATTAAATTAGAAAAACTTGAAACTGCTTTCATGGTCGTATTTTGGAATGCTATTTTGGAGAGATTAAATAAAGTAAGTATTCAGATTCAGAGCTCATCTGTAGATGTTTTGACGGTATCTGATCTCTATGGATCTCTAGTAGAGTTTACAATAGCAGAACGAGACAACTTTGactattttgaagaaaaagcaATTGAGATGAGCGCTCTTAAGCAATATCAAGGTGAAATAAAGAGGCaacctaaaagaaaaaaaatgacggATGAAACATCGAATGAAGAACCTGAAACACCCTACGGCTCCAGAGATTTTTTCAGAGTGGACACCTTTTTGGTCATCCTTGATAGACTGAGGGCTGAAATAGAAAGAAGGCATAATGCTTACTTAAACTTTAaagaaaagtttttatttttaacaaaaattactgAATTTTCAACACAAATAGTTACCGAAAAAGCCCAGTCGCTGGTGAAATATTATACCAATGATTTAGAGGAAGATTTGGTTCAAGAATGTGTGCATTTTCACAGTTACATTTCCTCTAGTAATGTTGCAGAATGTGCA ATATTACCGGGATATCCTAAAGACATTCAAACAGGTACATTCGGGGAAGCACTCCAAGGAAATATACCATGA